In the genome of Nitrospirota bacterium, one region contains:
- a CDS encoding nodulation protein NfeD, whose translation MRIKTRHAVFIALILIIAGSFVLTVAADTKKTKKITKPTPPAAASIPSARKIHLIEIDAPITPVVAEYIIKSIDRASKAGAEALIIQLNTPGGLVDSTQQIVMKMMASEVPTVVYVAPSGGRAASAGVFITLAANIAAMAPTTHIGAAHPVQMQGKMDETMEKKAVNDLAAMMRGIAEKRGRNAKWAEDAVRQSVSITETEALKNKVIDFVAPDIASLVKAMDNKTVDVVIGKKTLKTAGAEVVTMKMGFRDKLLGIISNPNIAYILMILGFYGLYFELSNPGAIFPGVAGAICLILAFYALQTLPINYAGLMLIIFAIALFIAEAFITSHGVLGVGGTIAMLLGSVMLIDSLAPALQISWAVIIPVVAMSAILFIVTVTVAVRVHREKTDTGQEGLIGKQAEARSDLNPTGQVFVRGENWNARSNGSVQKGEKVNIVGIDGLTLIVKKAESSEK comes from the coding sequence ATGCGTATAAAGACGCGACATGCCGTTTTCATAGCTCTCATCCTGATCATTGCCGGTTCGTTCGTTCTCACGGTGGCCGCGGACACGAAGAAGACGAAGAAGATTACAAAACCGACTCCTCCCGCGGCTGCGTCAATCCCTTCCGCACGGAAGATTCACCTGATCGAGATCGACGCTCCCATCACACCCGTGGTTGCCGAGTACATCATCAAATCCATTGACCGCGCGTCAAAAGCCGGGGCCGAGGCGCTCATTATCCAGCTGAACACCCCGGGCGGTCTCGTTGACTCCACCCAGCAGATCGTGATGAAGATGATGGCCTCCGAAGTTCCGACCGTGGTCTATGTGGCGCCAAGCGGCGGTCGGGCCGCTTCTGCCGGCGTGTTCATCACGCTCGCGGCCAACATCGCGGCCATGGCGCCGACCACGCATATCGGCGCGGCCCACCCCGTGCAGATGCAGGGCAAGATGGACGAAACCATGGAGAAGAAGGCCGTGAACGACCTTGCCGCCATGATGCGGGGTATCGCGGAAAAACGGGGCAGGAACGCGAAGTGGGCGGAGGATGCCGTGCGGCAAAGCGTTTCCATCACCGAGACCGAAGCCCTCAAGAACAAGGTTATCGACTTCGTTGCGCCGGACATTGCCTCGCTCGTCAAAGCGATGGACAACAAAACCGTTGACGTGGTCATTGGAAAAAAGACGCTCAAGACCGCTGGCGCCGAAGTGGTAACCATGAAGATGGGGTTCCGCGACAAGCTCCTCGGCATCATCAGCAATCCTAATATCGCCTATATCCTCATGATCCTCGGCTTCTACGGCCTGTACTTCGAGCTCTCGAATCCCGGCGCCATCTTTCCCGGCGTGGCCGGCGCCATCTGCCTGATCCTCGCTTTCTACGCCCTCCAGACCCTGCCGATCAACTACGCGGGACTCATGCTCATCATCTTTGCCATCGCGCTGTTCATCGCCGAGGCTTTCATCACGAGCCACGGGGTCCTTGGCGTCGGCGGGACCATCGCCATGCTGCTCGGTTCGGTCATGCTCATCGACTCTCTTGCCCCGGCGCTCCAGATCTCATGGGCCGTCATCATCCCGGTCGTGGCCATGTCGGCCATCCTGTTCATCGTTACCGTCACGGTCGCTGTCCGCGTGCACCGGGAAAAGACCGATACGGGCCAGGAAGGACTCATCGGGAAGCAGGCGGAGGCGAGATCGGACCTCAATCCAACCGGCCAGGTGTTCGTCCGCGGCGAAAACTGGAACGCGCGAAGCAACGGGTCCGTTCAAAAAGGTGAGAAGGTGAACATCGTCGGCATCGATGGACTTACCCTCATCGTGAAGAAAGCAGAATCCTCTGAAAAATAA
- a CDS encoding slipin family protein encodes MQVYGLGFMIFIFLGGFFLFNTLKILKQYERGLIFTLGKVSLEHGVKGPGLIVLIPGIQKMVRVSLRTVTMDVPSQDVITKDNVTVKVNAVVYFRVIDPRKAIVEVEDFYYATSLIAQTTLRSILGQNSLDDLLSNREAINIELQKVIDEQTEPWGVKVSTVEVKNVDLPAEMQRAIAIQAQAERERRAKIIHAEGELQASAKLGEAAAVISKNPIALQLRYLQTLTEIGTEKNTTIIFPLPIDIFTAFQKLVDKKD; translated from the coding sequence ATGCAAGTTTACGGGCTTGGATTCATGATTTTCATATTTTTGGGCGGGTTCTTTCTGTTCAACACACTCAAGATCCTGAAACAGTACGAGCGGGGCCTTATCTTCACCCTCGGCAAGGTCAGCCTGGAACACGGCGTGAAGGGACCGGGCCTGATCGTCCTGATCCCGGGCATCCAGAAGATGGTGCGCGTCAGCCTCAGAACCGTGACCATGGACGTCCCGTCGCAGGACGTGATCACCAAGGACAACGTGACCGTGAAAGTGAACGCGGTGGTCTATTTTCGGGTCATTGATCCGCGCAAGGCCATTGTCGAGGTCGAGGATTTCTACTATGCCACATCGCTCATTGCCCAGACCACGCTCCGGAGCATTCTCGGCCAGAATTCCCTCGACGACCTGCTCTCGAACCGTGAAGCCATTAATATCGAGCTCCAGAAGGTGATCGATGAACAGACTGAGCCCTGGGGAGTCAAGGTGTCTACCGTGGAAGTGAAGAATGTGGACCTGCCGGCCGAGATGCAGCGCGCCATCGCGATCCAGGCACAGGCGGAGCGGGAACGCCGGGCCAAGATCATCCATGCCGAAGGCGAACTCCAGGCATCGGCGAAGCTGGGTGAAGCCGCCGCGGTCATCAGCAAGAACCCGATCGCGCTTCAGCTCCGGTACCTCCAGACGCTTACCGAGATCGGCACGGAAAAGAACACGACCATCATATTCCCCCTGCCGATCGATATTTTTACGGCGTTCCAGAAGCTGGTGGACAAAAAGGATTAG